Below is a window of Plasmodium sp. gorilla clade G2 genome assembly, chromosome: 14 DNA.
ataataatgataaaaaatctCCATGTAGCCAATTTAAATATTGAATAAAAGATGAATTCTTAAAAACAATTaattaacataaaaaaaaaaaaaaaaaaaaaagaatcatttatttctttttttttttaatcgtATATTTGTATAACTTTTATTCATTCAAATTAaaagttattatatttttatcttttattgaAAAATGTAATTTACGTAATATAAGTCCTGTATTTCTATTTATTAATGACAAACTTAAAGGTAAGGCATTATCTGTTAAGCACAattgtattaataatatatataccatcagtttacatttatattgttCTGTCATTATATAAGCATTATCCTTTTTAAGTAAAAAGGTGTCTAAAAATTTATGAAGAAAAGTTGTGgggaaataataatttccacttgaaaataattcatttagcctattaatttctttttggctatttttaaaaattaaaaatttggATAAATTTCTTGGTGTGTAAAAAGCAGCATGTTGTAATGTTGCAAAGGATAGATATGAatttaaaatacaaaatagaATTGATAATTGTTTTATTgctaatttctttttaattaaaaatgatgtatttttctgaaaatataaaatcattttaaaacataaagGATGAATTTCATTTTTGACAGTTTCAATATTAGtttgttcatataatatacttGAAAACAATGAGGTTTCAAAAGATTCATAAAAACCAACTAATAATAAACTTtgtaaagaaaatgaatttaatatattattatcttttctattttttatatagaaaggtaaataaaaatcaacTTGAAATGGTTTTGtctcttcattatttatttctaacTGATTATTTTTTGCACTCCTTAACATTTTTCTTTGAGATGTATAATCTTTTTGAGCTTCTTTTACATGTTCATCTTCTTGTTCTGGTAAAGCTAATTTGATTTCTTCTCTAAAatgctttatttttattatattaaaaatatataaaaatttaggatatgtatataaaatataatataataatatatgtctATATTTATCTATAAGTGTATCAAAAAATTTGCTATTTTCACTATTCCAtctataatttaataaatattcgtttacttttatttgtaaattttgttcggttatattataatattcattttttatatattgattatttaatatatcacttcttacatttttaatgagttgttcatatatttgttttatattaaaactaatattttttaaaatgtggTGTTTTGATAAAtcaaaatgattataatgattACTTAATAGCAAGTTTAAAGATacatcataaatattttcataataagaattaataattattccatataaataatcttttattaatttcatatggttttttttgaaaaagctatttttatataaattacaaTAATTTTGTAATTTAAATTGAAGTCTATTAATCCATTTATGTGAATAAATTTCATTTCTTATAAAATTagaataatattcttttttcttttcttcttttgaATTAACAATATAAGCTGATAATTCTgagtaattataaatatcaattttatatttctcttCTTCTACATTTTCatcaataataacaatatattcattaatattatatttgtttttattatttatataatttttattattattattattattattgttgttgtggTTAAGATTATTATATTCCATATCATTTATAGATCTTTTTCTTCTAGATGATAAttgatttttcatatttttataatcagtataatttttttttatatcagtacttaaattatttttcaaatattctatggtatttttatatgcatttacatattcataattattaatacagAAAATATCTATATTTCTATTTGCTATATCATTACAGTTAATTTTAAAtcctatatattttgaattaaTTAAAGGGTGTAcaatgaaatttttttttatatgattaattttatatgtttctaTAACATTATTTCTATGAAGATCTGTTAATGTTTTATATGATTTACCTTTTaagaaatttattaaatttttagcTTTTCCATAATTACATTTTACATCTTCATCAGAATCATCACTATCAACAACAACAGCAACTtgattattaattttatttagaTATGTATcgaataaattataatttatattttcaaattgtttatcattcatatgtatattttctttattaataaaatgatattttGATGCGgttttatttgaattatccCACGTATCATCAATAAATTGTTCATCAATATtggttatttttttaatatttatataatttttataaatttcgTTTAATGATAGAGAAttcatatttcttatatttatagaatttCTCATATTACTTAATGAATTTCTCATATTACTTATTGAATTTCTCGTATTATTTATTGAATTtctcatattatttattgaatttctcatattattcatttgaaTGCTTTGTCTTTctattatatttctattatttattataggTTTTAAATTATTCTGTTCATCCAAATGATATAGTTCTTCCATATCTGTGTCTTCTTCTCCTAGATTAACAATTTCTATATCTTTTTTCGTTTGCGACTTACTTTCTTTTACGTAATTGTTTTTATCTGTATACAAGAcatcataaaaattatgaaataatTTATCAAAAAAGACGGAAGaataattttcatcattagTTATATTGCTTTTTAATATGTCATAGAAATTGTTACTGATATGAAGAGAACGTCCTGAAGAattgatattattactactattactattattattattattattattattattattattattgttgttgttgttgttggtGTTTCCTTTAAAATTGTTTTCTATTGTacgttttaattttttataatttaaaaaattagcacttttatatttattaaatataagatGTAACAAATTATAACCTATACTTCCATTTTTAATTCttattaataaatcattaaaattttcttttatataattttcatgtAATATATGacagaaaatattattttttgataacatatatatactcaTATTTTCATGATATGATATTTCATAATCCACATTAATTGGttttattattgtatttgtatattcactaatattatttttatttttatttttttttatactttcTGAATGTctatttttcataaaaatatgtgtTAATAAATTCggagaattattattacactTTTCCGTTTCACCAAGAGgagaataatttaaattttcttgtataagaatataaaaaagtaatttcacattttctttacattttttacaACCTTTGATAGATTTATTGTTACATTCATGAGActgaaataatttttttacatgttctaaaataatattattatggtgatcatttttattatatgtgtcAAGTTTgtttctattttttattaataatttttcgaGAAGTGCAtcatgattattataaatataatctaACAAGTTATATCTAACCattctatataatattctccttttttttttttctacatattttttattattctcatAAGAgttagataaatataatttatgaaagagtttatttaaattaaatttatctGCATgttccatattttttttaaaaaaattaatttgcaaaattcttttttctctcttttttgatgttttcataatttttattaattctcTTAAATATATAGGATATCTATTTAATAGGTctattttcttttgtttatatatatgattatcttttcctcttttttgttttaatttaatattacaattatcatttgtattgtgtgataaattgttttttatattagtatttaatttatcttgattatttttacctttaataaaattatttctaatttttttatcaataatAATTTCCTCTTCACTTGAAGTATAAATTTCactatcatcatcataatcaaaaataaatttgttattgtgtataaataaattattatttatcatattgtaTAACtgtttattatcattataataagatTCAGAtggtaaattattattactaccataattatcattattattaacagaTTCATTGTCATTACACTTTTCATTacgcatatattttttctgaccatttatcataatatcatttaaatctttatacatatataaatatctttCTATAATTTCTAAACaattatcataaaaattatcaaaattaCAATTTGTTTGTACATGATCAAATAGAAAATCATCAAGatctctttttattatattttttgattcatttcttttttttataacttttTCTTTCAACTTTTTTAAATCTCGAAGATGACCTTTCAATATCTCCGCATTATATTTCTCATCATCCtcaataaaatttatattacttttatttaatCCTCGTTTTAAAGAAACCAAAACAAGGCTATTCCTCCCGTCATTCCTTCCTTCTTCCATATTAAacttttacttttatttatactttttataattaataatatattaaatatataaataaataaataaatatatatatatatatatatatatatatatatatatatatatatatattgcagaaaattattttatagttatttattatttttataataattctgTTACAATTATACGGACcacattaatttttatattttataatatttttcctaTCAAATTATTCCCCCTTAATTtactttaataatattttaattaaaacataaatataatattaataaatataaaaattctttatataaataaatatgctttttttctatttatttataaaaaaaaaaaaaaacataatccTTAAACATTACAATATTGTTTTGagatataacaaaaaaattatatatatattatatatatatattttttattattattttttaatttgttttccCGTTCTATATTTGAGATATATcgtttttttaatattataatataaataagaaatatattataaaatatagaacTAGAAAATGTGaatcatttataaaaaaaaaaaaattttattaatatatatatatatcaatacaacaacattattttatttaattaaaagcttattcttcatatttattataaatgtacatgtataaaatatgaataatttatttatactatatattttataaataaatttttaaaataatattaaatattacatattatatataatatatatatatatatattattatttgttgtttttatataaatataacctATAAAGGGTATTACATAACATGTAatggtaaatatatatacaaaataaatattatattatattatattaatatatatgatattagtatatataaataaaaaaaactatatatttttttttacatattatattattacatagtAGAATTGCTTTTAaaattacaaataaatatatatgaaaaaaaaaaaaaaaacattatttcatacatactttttttttgatttatttaataaaaatatatatttcgaTTGTTGgtttttccttatttttatgaataataaataagcctattatttttaataattttccatttgatataatattcaaGGTAAATgttgtaatattattttattatatttataggttaaaatataaacatacatactatatatatatatgtatagcaTTAAGGAACGTAtggttaattttttttctttttttttttttttgatttattcTGTTTAAcgaattaaaatattttattatatcattttatcattttaatataagaaCATTCTTTCTTAAATAttacaatttaaaaaaaaaaaagaaaaaaaaaaaaaaaaagttttctTCCTACTTTTCTTTATTCCTTAACCTTTTACTAATTTTCAATAAAAGCATATTTATTATGGTATAATCAAAATGTAGATGAATAAATatgctatatatatatgtgtatttatttatgtatattttgataatatatatatggatggtttcttattttatgtatttattatcacAGGATGtctattttaatattaaataataaaaatatgttctATTCTTTTGGTTTTAtgcttatatataaaagaccttaataaattaatcctttttattttatgtaaataaaatgttGATAAGAATATCTtagattaataaaaataaaaaaaaaaaataaataaaataaaaatgtgcaaatttgtacatattatatatatatatatgtataataagtGGTGGCAtgtaagtatatatttatgtataaatatatatatattttttttataaaataaaaaaaaaaaaaaaaaaatatatatattatatttatcatttaaaaaaaaatatatatatatatatatatatatattgtcttgatttatttttattactattatatatttttatgaaataaaaaaaatattatccttcataagtaaatatttatatatatatatatatttatttatttatttttatggttATACCCATACAATtatctcatatatatatataatgccATCGTCATCCCTTTATTGtgaaaacaaacaaatagGTGTTATAAATACTAGCCTCAAAAAATGTtgcttaaaaaaaattggagTTAATAAAAGTATGCGCCTTCCAAACGatagttataaaaaaaataaaatagtaaataatatatataatggaaAATACAAGAAAGAGGAAAATAAATTAGAGCAAGATAAATATGTAGAATATAAAAGGGAAGggtatgaaaatataaaaaatatatatgtaaaaagtACGTCCTACAAAGTAACCCATTTATGTAAAGATAATAGGGTGAATAAGAAATGtgttttttcatattcaAATAAAAGAGGACcaattaatataatagataaaaaagatagttataaaaaatatattgatattgTAAGatcatcatataataaaataaaaaatgatgacattaaaaataatattataaaaaggaaaagtgaacatataagaaaaacaaaattgtttatatataataaattaaataataatagtataaaaaatatggaatcctataaatataatcataaggataataacaatatttataataaaagtaaaattaaaattaaagacatacataaatataatataaatgtaaaaggTATGtccaaaaattttaatactCATAAAAGTGGtagcaatatatataaaaatgtatgttgcaataaaaatttatataatattcaaaagagtgtttttttaaaaaatgccAAGTACaccaaaaataataatattaataataagaggaaatataataaagataataaggAATTAATAAAATCTAATATATGCATGTTAAACACACCTATACGGAAGtgtaaaataagaaatattattctgagtccaaattttataaataaaaagaatatcaaagaattaaataaaataatattgaatCATGCACACAAAAGtaagataaataataaaggaaataatataatcaatgtaagtgaaaatatatatttgaatgatTTGTctactaatatatataaacaacaaAAACGTATGTGTGATATCCAtaaggataaaaaaaattcatctACAAATTATAGGaagaatatgtatataaaaccaaatgaatatttagaagaaagtaaaaaaagtaaatataaaattattgtagtaaaaaataaaaaaaaagaaattggAAATTATATtgtgacaaaaaaaaaaatagggaAAGGTACTTTTGGTAAAGTCTGTTTaggtatacatatatatactcaCGAAATTGTtgctataaaaatattgaataaaaaaaagttaattgaaattataaattatgataaaataataaaagaaatagaaatacataaaaatattaatcataatcatatatgtaaattttatgatgtatatcaaaataaaaataatatatatatgatattagaatatatagaaaatggTAACCTActaacttatatatataataataataataataataataataatattaatgagaATAATGCTAGGAGGATTTTATATCAATTAATAAATGCAATAgaatatttacataaaataaaaatagtacACAGAGATTTAAAAccagaaaatattttattagataataataataatgtgaaATTAATAGATTTTGGTCTTTCaacaatttataaaaaaaattgtttatTAACAACTTCATGTGGTTCTCCCTTTTATACATCTCCTGAAATATTATTAGGACAAAAATATGAAGCTCAATTAACAGATGTGTGGTCCTTAggtattattttgtttttattattaaaccACCATCTTCCTTTTAATAATAGTGATATGAATAAACTATTtacacaaataataaaaggcATCTTACATTTTGAACCTTA
It encodes the following:
- a CDS encoding serine/threonine protein kinase KIN, producing MPSSSLYCENKQIGVINTSLKKCCLKKIGVNKSMRLPNDSYKKNKIVNNIYNGKYKKEENKLEQDKYVEYKREGYENIKNIYVKSTSYKVTHLCKDNRVNKKCVFSYSNKRGPINIIDKKDSYKKYIDIVRSSYNKIKNDDIKNNIIKRKSEHIRKTKLFIYNKLNNNSIKNMESYKYNHKDNNNIYNKSKIKIKDIHKYNINVKGMSKNFNTHKSGSNIYKNVCCNKNLYNIQKSVFLKNAKYTKNNNINNKRKYNKDNKELIKSNICMLNTPIRKCKIRNIILSPNFINKKNIKELNKIILNHAHKSKINNKGNNIINVSENIYLNDLSTNIYKQQKRMCDIHKDKKNSSTNYRKNMYIKPNEYLEESKKSKYKIIVVKNKKKEIGNYIVTKKKIGKGTFGKVCLGIHIYTHEIVAIKILNKKKLIEIINYDKIIKEIEIHKNINHNHICKFYDVYQNKNNIYMILEYIENGNLLTYIYNNNNNNNNNINENNARRILYQLINAIEYLHKIKIVHRDLKPENILLDNNNNVKLIDFGLSTIYKKNCLLTTSCGSPFYTSPEILLGQKYEAQLTDVWSLGIILFLLLNHHLPFNNSDMNKLFTQIIKGILHFEPYVSINAKHLLQNMLNVNFKKRFTINNIKNHIWFTQHPMKIISSNNNSTTTCNLIDCNTCWYKYIIYKKNNSYYKDMVINKITKMYNINKQYINTQLINKHKNFIKTAYDLLLNKIIRNLASHANIYSRHVIITMEDKNKIEEGTFSNKTDEIIKK